A stretch of Microbacterium sp. LWH3-1.2 DNA encodes these proteins:
- a CDS encoding pyridoxal-phosphate-dependent aminotransferase family protein — MTLFPGPIDPPARLLMGPGPISAYPSVLRAMSAPLVGQYDPFMTATMAETQQLYRGVWGTANDATLLIDGTSRAGIEAALISLIRPGDRVLVPVFGRFGHLLAEIAERALAEVHTIETAWGQVFPVSVIEEAIVRVKPTLLALVQGDTSTTMNQPLDELGAVCAKHGVLFYTDATASLGGNAFEADEWGVDAATAGLQKCLGGPSGSAPITLSPSAVEVVRSRARIEAGIREDGDASASDFVRSNYFDLGMILDYWGPRRLNHHTEATSMLYAARECARVLLEEGRDAVIERHRVAGAAMLAGVQGLGLEVFGDLGHKMNNVVAVEIPVGVPGDAARAALLEDFGIEIGTSFGPLHGRVWRIGTMGYNAREDAVLTTLAALEAVLRRFGATVPAGGGTDAATDVYRAPRA, encoded by the coding sequence ATGACCCTTTTCCCCGGCCCGATCGACCCGCCCGCCCGCCTGCTGATGGGCCCGGGGCCGATCTCGGCGTATCCCAGCGTGCTGCGGGCGATGTCCGCACCGCTCGTGGGGCAGTACGACCCGTTCATGACGGCGACGATGGCCGAGACGCAGCAGCTGTACCGGGGCGTGTGGGGCACCGCGAACGACGCGACGCTGCTGATCGACGGCACGTCGCGCGCCGGGATCGAGGCGGCGCTGATCTCGCTGATCCGGCCCGGGGACCGCGTCCTGGTGCCTGTGTTCGGCAGGTTCGGGCACCTGCTCGCCGAGATCGCCGAGCGGGCGCTGGCCGAGGTGCACACGATCGAGACCGCGTGGGGGCAGGTCTTCCCGGTGTCGGTGATCGAAGAGGCCATCGTGCGGGTGAAGCCGACGCTGCTCGCCCTCGTGCAGGGCGACACGTCGACGACGATGAACCAGCCGTTGGACGAGTTGGGCGCCGTGTGCGCGAAGCACGGCGTGCTGTTCTACACCGACGCCACGGCGTCGCTCGGCGGCAACGCGTTCGAGGCCGACGAATGGGGAGTGGATGCCGCGACCGCCGGCCTGCAGAAGTGCCTGGGCGGTCCGTCGGGGTCGGCGCCGATCACGCTGTCGCCCAGCGCCGTCGAGGTGGTGCGGTCACGGGCGCGCATCGAGGCGGGCATCCGGGAGGACGGGGACGCGTCGGCGTCCGACTTCGTGCGCTCGAACTACTTCGACCTGGGCATGATCCTCGACTACTGGGGGCCGCGACGCCTCAACCACCACACCGAGGCGACCTCGATGCTCTACGCCGCGCGGGAGTGCGCGCGGGTGCTGCTGGAGGAGGGCCGCGACGCCGTCATCGAGCGACACCGGGTCGCCGGGGCGGCAATGCTCGCCGGCGTGCAGGGACTCGGCCTCGAGGTGTTCGGCGACCTGGGGCACAAGATGAACAACGTCGTCGCGGTCGAGATCCCTGTCGGGGTGCCGGGCGACGCCGCGCGGGCCGCGCTGCTCGAGGACTTCGGCATCGAGATCGGCACGTCGTTCGGCCCGCTGCACGGGCGGGTATGGCGCATCGGCACGATGGGCTACAACGCCCGCGAGGACGCGGTCCTCACCACCCTCGCCGCCCTCGAAGCCGTGCTCAGGCGCTTCGGCGCGACGGTTCCGGCGGGCGGCGGGACGGATGCCGCGACCGACGTCTACCGGGCGCCGCGCGCGTGA
- a CDS encoding TIGR00730 family Rossman fold protein has protein sequence MERFTITVFCGSSPGSDPVYARAARAVGEAIGRAGMNLVYGGGHVGLMGTVADGALQAGAHVTGVIPRALQAREDAHHEISELVLVDTMHERKTIMADRADAFLALPGGPGTLEELTEQWTWAQLGIHEKPVGVLNIAGYFDPLLAFVANMRDRGFTHPRYTDMLVVASEPDEALARLRDYVPPVRSEASPGAEMTGALSIPLRP, from the coding sequence ATGGAACGCTTCACGATCACGGTCTTCTGCGGTTCGTCCCCCGGCAGCGACCCGGTCTATGCGCGGGCGGCCCGAGCGGTCGGCGAGGCGATCGGACGCGCAGGAATGAACCTCGTGTACGGCGGCGGGCACGTCGGTCTCATGGGCACTGTCGCCGATGGGGCGCTGCAGGCCGGAGCTCACGTCACGGGCGTGATCCCGCGGGCGCTTCAGGCGCGCGAGGACGCGCACCATGAGATCAGCGAACTGGTGCTCGTCGACACCATGCACGAGCGCAAGACGATCATGGCCGACCGCGCGGATGCCTTCCTCGCCCTGCCGGGCGGTCCAGGGACGCTCGAGGAGCTGACGGAGCAGTGGACGTGGGCGCAGCTGGGCATCCATGAGAAGCCGGTCGGCGTGCTCAACATCGCCGGCTACTTCGACCCGTTGCTGGCGTTCGTCGCGAACATGCGCGACCGCGGCTTCACCCATCCGCGCTACACCGACATGCTCGTGGTGGCCTCCGAGCCCGATGAAGCTCTCGCGCGGCTCCGCGACTACGTGCCGCCCGTGCGTTCGGAGGCCTCTCCCGGCGCTGAGATGACCGGCGCGCTGTCGATTCCGCTCCGCCCCTGA
- a CDS encoding acetamidase/formamidase family protein, whose protein sequence is MHTPFLVLQPHTGSTPGDHYLPATPATVMWGRLPCRADAAALTIAPGETVTIDTVSHEGILEDQGKDPLAFFGAHGVDPASVLEDAVEIAAALARDPAADGPHVVTGPIHVAGAAPGDLLKITVEQLDPRVPYGVISNRHGKGALPAELPRGNANVSVFAPVEHRDTGLVGVLPLVDGGDRVVEFPLAPFLGTMGVAVDSDDRPHSVPPGEHGGNIDIKLLVEGAVLYLPVQVEGALAYVGDPHFAQGDGEVALTALEASLRATLRFDVVPRAEALAAFGELAGPLVHTGEYLVPTGLDPDLGEAMRKAVRAALALLQARYGMDEHLAYAYLSAATDFDISQVVDIVCGVHARIREADFEGVSRG, encoded by the coding sequence GTGCACACCCCCTTCCTCGTTCTGCAACCGCACACCGGGTCCACCCCCGGCGACCACTACCTTCCGGCGACGCCCGCGACGGTGATGTGGGGTCGGCTGCCCTGTCGGGCGGATGCCGCAGCCCTCACGATCGCGCCGGGTGAGACCGTCACGATCGACACGGTGAGCCACGAGGGCATCCTCGAGGACCAGGGCAAGGATCCGCTGGCGTTCTTCGGAGCACACGGGGTGGACCCGGCATCCGTGCTGGAGGACGCCGTGGAGATCGCCGCAGCGCTCGCACGCGACCCGGCGGCCGACGGACCCCATGTCGTCACGGGCCCGATCCACGTCGCCGGCGCGGCCCCGGGAGACCTGCTGAAGATCACCGTGGAACAGCTCGACCCCCGCGTTCCCTACGGCGTCATCTCGAACCGTCACGGCAAGGGCGCGCTGCCGGCCGAGCTGCCCCGTGGCAATGCGAACGTCAGCGTCTTCGCCCCCGTCGAGCACCGCGACACCGGGCTGGTCGGCGTGCTGCCGCTCGTCGACGGGGGCGATCGGGTCGTGGAGTTCCCGCTCGCGCCGTTCCTCGGCACCATGGGTGTAGCCGTCGACTCCGACGACCGGCCGCACTCGGTGCCGCCCGGCGAGCACGGCGGCAACATCGACATCAAGCTGCTCGTCGAGGGCGCCGTGCTCTACCTCCCGGTGCAGGTCGAGGGGGCGCTCGCGTACGTCGGCGACCCGCACTTCGCGCAGGGGGACGGCGAGGTCGCGCTCACCGCGCTCGAAGCATCGCTGCGTGCCACGCTGCGGTTCGACGTGGTGCCGCGCGCCGAGGCGCTCGCTGCGTTCGGCGAGCTCGCCGGGCCGCTCGTGCACACCGGCGAGTACCTCGTGCCGACCGGGCTCGACCCCGACCTCGGCGAGGCGATGCGCAAGGCGGTCCGCGCGGCGCTCGCCCTCCTGCAGGCCCGGTACGGCATGGACGAGCACCTCGCCTACGCCTACCTCTCCGCGGCGACCGACTTCGACATCTCCCAGGTCGTCGACATCGTCTGCGGTGTTCATGCGCGGATCCGCGAGGCCGACTTCGAGGGGGTGAGCCGTGGCTGA
- a CDS encoding FadR/GntR family transcriptional regulator: protein MTDRRQPAPFARQGGSVADDVVRHLQRLIVTGVLAPGERLAPERSLAVELGVSRNALREALLRLELLGLLDRQQGRGTRVSTSLPLMATFTAHLEHDAAQFHDSAELRIVVEPQIARLAAGRIEADELDALTSLLQQSATTRDADESVRLDVAFHVAVARATRNALLASLSELTVAWTVEARVYSHLEDHGRQLSYAGHTRILRALQARDGDAAEAAMRVHLDEIAEVIEEARDSGA, encoded by the coding sequence GTGACCGACCGCCGCCAACCGGCTCCCTTCGCCCGGCAGGGCGGTTCGGTCGCCGATGACGTCGTGCGCCACCTGCAGCGGCTGATCGTCACCGGCGTTCTCGCGCCGGGTGAGCGGCTCGCTCCCGAGCGTTCCCTCGCCGTGGAGCTCGGCGTGTCTCGGAATGCGCTCCGGGAGGCACTGCTGCGCCTGGAGCTGCTCGGACTGCTCGACCGACAGCAGGGTCGTGGCACGAGGGTGTCGACGAGCCTGCCGCTGATGGCGACCTTCACCGCGCACCTCGAACACGATGCCGCGCAGTTCCACGATTCCGCCGAGCTGCGCATCGTCGTCGAACCGCAGATCGCGCGGCTGGCGGCGGGGCGGATCGAGGCCGACGAGCTCGACGCCCTGACGAGCCTGCTGCAGCAGTCGGCGACGACCCGCGACGCGGACGAGTCGGTCCGCCTCGACGTGGCGTTCCATGTGGCGGTCGCGCGCGCCACGCGGAACGCGCTGCTGGCCTCCCTCAGCGAACTGACCGTGGCATGGACCGTGGAAGCGCGGGTGTACTCGCACCTGGAGGATCACGGTCGGCAGCTCTCCTATGCCGGGCACACGCGGATACTGCGCGCCCTCCAGGCGCGCGACGGCGACGCCGCCGAGGCCGCGATGCGTGTGCACCTGGACGAGATCGCCGAGGTCATCGAAGAGGCCCGCGACTCCGGCGCATGA
- a CDS encoding ABC transporter permease has protein sequence MTATAPAAMPLEAAPHTAKRATAISRAVGRSLLNALLTFVIVLALWWAVVNLTGISPYVAKGPADVWEFFFTSPEAAENRAEMMPLLGQTLADAAIGFVVGMLVAIVLALAFSLSRSVEMGVMPLALLLRSVPLVAIAPVIILITGRGTPASVAVIGSIVVLFPALASIMFGLSRASNESLDLVHVYGGGRATQLRKVNVPGALPSLFAAARVSVPGAVTGALLAEWLSTGQGIGGMIQKFSASARFDELWASVALITIVTLLLYNVVQVAENIVLARMGMTTSAR, from the coding sequence ATGACCGCCACCGCTCCCGCCGCCATGCCCCTCGAGGCGGCCCCGCACACGGCCAAGCGCGCCACCGCGATCTCGCGCGCGGTCGGCCGGTCGCTCCTCAACGCGCTCCTCACGTTCGTCATCGTGCTCGCCCTGTGGTGGGCGGTGGTGAACCTCACCGGCATATCGCCGTACGTGGCCAAGGGCCCGGCAGACGTGTGGGAGTTCTTCTTCACGTCGCCCGAAGCCGCCGAGAACCGGGCCGAGATGATGCCGCTCCTGGGGCAGACCCTCGCCGATGCCGCGATCGGCTTCGTCGTGGGCATGCTCGTGGCGATCGTGCTCGCCCTCGCGTTCTCGCTGTCGCGGTCGGTCGAGATGGGCGTCATGCCGCTCGCGCTGCTCCTGCGCTCGGTGCCGCTGGTCGCGATCGCCCCGGTCATCATCCTGATCACCGGTCGCGGGACTCCCGCATCCGTCGCCGTCATCGGCTCGATCGTGGTGCTCTTCCCCGCCCTGGCCTCGATCATGTTCGGCCTGAGCCGCGCGTCGAATGAGAGCCTGGACCTCGTCCACGTCTACGGCGGCGGCCGGGCCACACAGCTGCGCAAGGTCAACGTGCCGGGTGCGCTCCCGTCGCTGTTCGCCGCCGCCCGGGTGTCGGTGCCGGGCGCTGTGACCGGTGCGCTTCTGGCCGAGTGGCTGTCGACGGGTCAGGGCATCGGCGGCATGATCCAGAAGTTCAGCGCTTCGGCCCGCTTCGACGAGCTGTGGGCATCGGTCGCCCTGATCACGATCGTGACGCTGCTGCTCTACAACGTCGTCCAGGTCGCCGAGAACATCGTGCTCGCCCGCATGGGCATGACCACCTCCGCCCGCTGA
- a CDS encoding dicarboxylate/amino acid:cation symporter: protein MKKTLKHPAFQIGVAAILGVVFGLIVGEWAANLKFIGDLFIRLIQMAIVPLVMSSVIVATGSMTGSGMGKLAFRTFKWMIGFSIVAAIIAWVISVLIQPGAGIDFSGAVDPTLEDAAGETAGWQDTVLNFVSTNIFAAMSTATMVPIIIFSLLFGVALNAYISKTGNRLVLEFFESIQQVVLTMIRFVMLIAPIGVFCLLANLAGTVGFAVITSALKYLGSTLVGVLILFALFVLVVWLRTGLNPARLPSKLADQTLIAITTTSSAVTFPTVLRSAVEKVGVSQAVANFTLSVGLTMGSYGAVLNYMIVVMFLAQSGGMTLDFGTIVLGMALAILLNMGTITVPGGFPVVAMFLATSLGLPFEAVGLLIAVDWFAGIFRTFLNVNGDTFVAMLVANASNEIDRDVYNGTKTVTTDAVDLEALNAQFEKADAAD from the coding sequence ATGAAGAAGACTCTGAAGCACCCGGCGTTCCAGATCGGCGTCGCCGCAATCCTCGGCGTCGTCTTCGGCCTGATCGTGGGCGAGTGGGCAGCCAATCTCAAGTTCATCGGCGACCTGTTCATCCGGCTCATCCAGATGGCCATCGTGCCGCTGGTCATGTCGTCGGTCATCGTCGCGACGGGCTCGATGACCGGGTCGGGCATGGGGAAGCTGGCCTTCCGCACGTTCAAGTGGATGATCGGGTTCTCGATCGTGGCCGCGATCATCGCGTGGGTGATCAGCGTCCTGATCCAGCCCGGCGCGGGAATCGACTTCTCCGGTGCGGTGGATCCGACGCTGGAGGACGCCGCCGGCGAGACCGCCGGCTGGCAGGACACCGTGCTCAACTTCGTCTCGACGAACATCTTCGCGGCCATGTCGACGGCGACCATGGTTCCGATCATCATCTTCTCGCTGCTGTTCGGCGTCGCCCTGAACGCCTACATCTCGAAGACGGGCAACCGGCTGGTTCTCGAGTTCTTCGAATCGATCCAGCAGGTCGTGCTGACGATGATCCGCTTCGTGATGCTGATCGCACCCATCGGCGTGTTCTGCCTGCTGGCGAATCTCGCCGGCACCGTCGGGTTCGCCGTCATCACGAGCGCCCTGAAGTACCTCGGGTCGACGCTCGTCGGCGTGCTGATCCTCTTCGCCCTCTTCGTCCTGGTCGTGTGGCTGCGCACCGGCCTCAACCCGGCGCGGCTTCCCAGCAAGCTCGCCGATCAGACCCTGATCGCCATCACCACGACCAGCTCGGCCGTCACCTTCCCGACCGTGCTGCGATCCGCTGTCGAGAAGGTCGGGGTGAGTCAGGCCGTCGCGAACTTCACGCTCTCGGTCGGCCTCACCATGGGCTCGTACGGCGCCGTGCTCAACTACATGATCGTCGTGATGTTCCTCGCGCAGTCGGGCGGCATGACACTCGACTTCGGGACGATCGTTCTCGGCATGGCGCTCGCCATCCTCCTCAACATGGGCACCATCACCGTCCCCGGCGGCTTCCCCGTCGTCGCGATGTTCCTCGCGACCTCGCTCGGCCTGCCCTTCGAGGCGGTGGGGCTCCTCATCGCGGTCGACTGGTTCGCCGGAATCTTCCGCACTTTCCTCAACGTCAACGGCGACACCTTCGTCGCCATGCTCGTGGCGAACGCCAGCAACGAGATCGACCGCGACGTCTACAACGGCACCAAGACCGTCACGACCGACGCCGTCGACCTCGAAGCGCTGAACGCGCAGTTCGAGAAGGCGGATGCTGCCGACTGA
- a CDS encoding AtzH-like domain-containing protein encodes MAEASVPADLLAAFERYEAAIVADDIAVLDHTFAPGPETLRGDGAGLLVGHDAISAFRGTRGGVAPRTIERIEYRPVGTDAALLVSVSRYAGGGRGLQTQLWQRIDGAWRITAAHVTPRAQPLDRTVWRTVGDPLFQGAWEGPLAGLTVAVKDLFAIKGYRIGAGNPVYLDSARRETTTAPAVSDLLRGGASLRGIARTDEFAYSIAGDNAHYGTPPNGALPGALPGGSSSGPATAVATGQADIGLATDTAGSVRVPASYQGLWGLRTTHGLVPRQGMLPLAQSFDTVGWLTRDGDTLQRVADWCLSYDGTDASAATDEDDPGRGRWGESGEDLPWRFAVPEEALDAAEPTTRDAFDTLLGALAADSDAPAIERVSLGDLDDYLVPFRTVQAAEAWRNNGAWLQAHPGAVGPAVAERFRAAAAVTADDEASARSLLAPLRDLVRDRVRSAVLLLPTAPGAAPARGLAGERIDALRTATLRMTTPAAVAGLPAVSAPLLTVPSALGPAPVGACLVSREGTDIALVRLARRLADRLSASGVNR; translated from the coding sequence GTGGCTGAGGCATCGGTCCCCGCCGATCTGCTCGCGGCGTTCGAGCGTTACGAGGCGGCGATCGTCGCCGACGACATCGCGGTGCTCGACCACACCTTCGCCCCGGGGCCCGAGACCCTGCGCGGCGATGGGGCGGGTCTGCTCGTCGGCCACGACGCCATCTCGGCCTTCCGGGGCACGCGGGGCGGGGTCGCGCCGCGCACGATCGAGCGCATCGAGTACCGGCCGGTAGGGACGGATGCTGCGCTCCTGGTGTCCGTCTCGCGCTACGCCGGCGGCGGGCGCGGCCTGCAGACGCAGCTGTGGCAGCGGATCGACGGCGCATGGCGCATCACCGCGGCCCACGTCACCCCGCGGGCGCAGCCGCTCGACCGCACCGTCTGGCGCACCGTCGGCGACCCCCTCTTCCAGGGCGCGTGGGAGGGACCCCTGGCGGGGCTCACGGTCGCCGTCAAAGACCTCTTCGCCATCAAGGGCTACCGGATCGGCGCGGGCAACCCGGTCTACCTCGACAGCGCCCGTCGCGAGACGACCACCGCGCCCGCCGTCTCGGATCTGCTGCGCGGCGGAGCGTCGCTGCGCGGCATCGCCCGCACCGACGAGTTCGCGTACTCCATCGCGGGCGACAACGCGCACTACGGCACGCCGCCGAACGGCGCCCTCCCCGGGGCCCTCCCCGGCGGATCGTCGAGCGGGCCGGCCACTGCCGTCGCGACCGGTCAGGCCGATATCGGCCTTGCGACAGACACTGCCGGATCGGTGCGCGTTCCCGCGTCGTACCAGGGGCTGTGGGGTCTGCGGACGACCCACGGGCTGGTCCCTCGCCAGGGGATGCTGCCGCTCGCGCAGTCGTTCGACACGGTGGGGTGGCTCACCCGCGACGGCGACACGCTCCAGCGCGTGGCCGACTGGTGCCTGAGCTACGACGGGACGGACGCATCGGCGGCGACCGACGAGGACGATCCCGGCCGCGGGAGGTGGGGCGAGTCGGGCGAAGACCTGCCATGGCGGTTCGCCGTGCCCGAGGAGGCGCTCGACGCGGCGGAGCCGACGACACGCGACGCATTCGACACGCTGCTCGGCGCCCTCGCCGCAGACTCGGATGCCCCGGCGATCGAGCGCGTGTCGCTGGGCGACCTCGACGACTACCTCGTCCCGTTCCGCACCGTGCAGGCGGCCGAGGCGTGGCGCAACAACGGCGCCTGGCTGCAAGCCCACCCCGGAGCGGTCGGCCCCGCCGTCGCCGAGCGGTTCCGCGCCGCCGCCGCGGTGACCGCCGACGACGAGGCATCCGCTCGCTCGCTCCTCGCCCCGCTCCGCGACCTCGTGCGCGACCGGGTGCGCAGTGCCGTGCTGCTGCTTCCGACGGCACCCGGTGCGGCGCCCGCGCGGGGGCTCGCCGGCGAACGGATCGACGCCCTGCGCACCGCGACCCTGCGCATGACGACGCCGGCGGCGGTGGCGGGCCTTCCAGCGGTGTCGGCACCGCTGCTCACCGTGCCGTCTGCGCTGGGGCCCGCGCCGGTGGGCGCCTGCCTCGTGTCGCGCGAGGGCACCGACATCGCGCTGGTGCGCCTCGCGCGACGGCTCGCCGACCGACTTTCCGCCTCTGGAGTGAACCGATGA
- a CDS encoding ABC transporter permease produces MRGRTLPGWLAGLIGAAALVAAWWLFSVTVFQPPPGTTFTPVPSPFVVFQTIWQDGLAAYWSVFQVTITEAAIGYAWGNGLALLIAATVLLLPRIETIVVQIAVVSYCLPVVAVGGIAIVVLGGAKRAGDPSATAIFLAALAVFFTTVVGALLGFRSSDRASLDVVRVYGGSRFTQLRKVRLIAALPAILNALQIAVPSAFLGAILGEYMGGTDRGVGITLIRLQGDLDSARVWAVFLLSAVVALIGYALVGLIARAVTPWVSGKAVAA; encoded by the coding sequence ATGCGCGGGCGCACCCTCCCGGGCTGGCTCGCGGGGCTCATCGGCGCGGCGGCGCTCGTCGCCGCGTGGTGGCTGTTCTCGGTCACGGTGTTCCAGCCGCCGCCGGGAACGACGTTCACGCCCGTACCCTCCCCGTTCGTCGTGTTCCAGACCATCTGGCAGGACGGGCTCGCCGCGTACTGGTCGGTGTTCCAGGTGACGATCACCGAGGCCGCGATCGGCTACGCGTGGGGCAACGGGCTGGCCCTGCTCATCGCGGCGACCGTGCTGCTGCTGCCCCGTATCGAGACGATCGTCGTGCAGATCGCCGTGGTGAGCTACTGCCTGCCGGTGGTCGCGGTCGGCGGCATCGCGATCGTCGTGCTCGGCGGGGCCAAGCGCGCCGGCGACCCGAGCGCCACCGCGATCTTCCTGGCAGCACTCGCGGTCTTCTTCACGACCGTGGTCGGCGCGCTGCTGGGCTTCCGCTCCTCCGACAGGGCGAGCCTCGACGTCGTACGCGTCTATGGTGGCTCACGCTTCACACAGCTGCGCAAGGTGCGCCTGATCGCCGCTCTTCCCGCGATCCTCAACGCGCTGCAGATCGCTGTGCCGTCCGCGTTCCTCGGCGCGATCCTCGGCGAGTACATGGGCGGCACCGACCGCGGCGTCGGCATCACGCTGATCCGACTGCAGGGCGACCTGGACTCGGCGCGGGTGTGGGCGGTGTTCCTGCTCTCGGCGGTCGTCGCCCTCATCGGGTACGCGCTCGTCGGCCTCATCGCGCGCGCGGTGACCCCTTGGGTGTCAGGCAAGGCGGTGGCCGCATGA
- a CDS encoding Zn-dependent hydrolase encodes MSLLAGIDRDRIAVAARRVMARCDELARISATPGSIERVYLSPEHARVNRLAAEWMREVGMTTRQDAVGNQLGRIDRAAAGGAPDPGAPALLLGSHLDTVPDAGRFDGIVGVLMALEVVRLLRSPAPRGEASAVALPFALEIVAFSDEEGTRFGKALLGSSAVAGQWNDDWWALTDADGTTLREAFLEFGLDPGRVAEAARRPDELVGYLEAHIEQGPELDDRGESLAVVSSIASARRFQLTVEGEARHAGGTPYDRRRDALLGASEAALAVERICRGEHHIIGTVGQLEAYPGAVNVVAGEARLSLDLRGEFDGERDRVWLAIERELDEIMGRRGLRWRAREVHSAPAVFCEPLLQDVVREGIASTLPAGADDPAVIFSRAGHDGMAIGALTGVGMLFLRNPDGISHHPDEAVSAGDVARGIQALAESVLQLAADRA; translated from the coding sequence ATGTCCCTCCTGGCCGGCATCGACCGCGACCGCATCGCGGTCGCCGCGCGCCGCGTGATGGCGCGCTGCGACGAGTTGGCGCGCATCTCGGCGACGCCGGGATCGATCGAGCGGGTCTACCTCTCGCCCGAGCACGCGCGCGTCAACCGGCTCGCCGCCGAGTGGATGCGTGAGGTCGGCATGACCACCCGGCAGGACGCGGTGGGCAACCAGCTCGGCCGCATCGATCGCGCGGCGGCGGGGGGCGCGCCGGATCCCGGCGCCCCGGCGCTGCTGCTCGGCTCGCACCTCGACACCGTGCCCGACGCCGGTCGGTTCGACGGGATCGTGGGGGTGCTGATGGCCCTCGAGGTGGTGCGGCTGCTGCGGTCGCCCGCACCCCGGGGCGAGGCATCCGCCGTTGCGCTGCCCTTCGCGCTCGAGATCGTCGCGTTCTCGGACGAGGAGGGCACCCGGTTCGGCAAGGCGCTGCTCGGCTCGTCGGCGGTGGCGGGGCAGTGGAACGACGACTGGTGGGCCCTGACGGATGCCGACGGCACGACGCTGCGCGAGGCGTTCCTGGAGTTCGGCCTCGACCCCGGACGCGTGGCCGAGGCCGCGCGTCGCCCCGACGAGCTGGTCGGCTACCTCGAGGCGCACATCGAGCAGGGGCCCGAGCTCGACGACCGGGGCGAGTCGCTCGCGGTGGTGTCGTCCATCGCGTCGGCGCGGCGGTTCCAGCTCACGGTCGAGGGCGAGGCGCGGCACGCCGGGGGTACGCCGTACGACCGGCGGCGCGACGCGCTGCTCGGCGCGTCGGAGGCGGCGCTCGCCGTCGAGCGCATCTGCCGCGGCGAGCACCACATCATCGGCACCGTCGGCCAGCTCGAGGCGTACCCCGGCGCCGTCAACGTCGTGGCCGGCGAGGCCCGCCTGTCGCTCGACCTGCGCGGCGAGTTCGACGGTGAGCGCGACCGGGTGTGGCTCGCGATCGAGCGCGAGCTCGACGAGATCATGGGGCGCCGGGGGCTGCGCTGGCGCGCCCGCGAGGTGCACAGCGCACCGGCCGTCTTCTGCGAGCCGCTGCTGCAGGACGTCGTGCGAGAGGGCATCGCGTCGACGCTGCCCGCCGGTGCGGACGACCCGGCGGTGATCTTCAGCCGCGCCGGACACGACGGGATGGCCATCGGCGCGCTGACCGGAGTCGGCATGCTGTTCCTGCGCAACCCCGACGGCATCAGCCACCACCCCGACGAGGCCGTGTCGGCGGGCGACGTCGCCCGCGGCATCCAGGCGCTCGCCGAGTCTGTGCTGCAGCTCGCCGCCGACCGCGCGTGA
- a CDS encoding YoaK family protein — translation MRAMWGRQEPERVELWCMLALTFSTGVIDAAGYLGLDRVFTGNMTGNVVILGMGLAGADDLPVLGPIVALIAFIAGAAVAGRAGRGTTSGWSGRTSLLLLLVTIALLVAAGLGAARESIDVIDHNVLTALLGLAMGVQAGAARAVGAKDVTTVVVTSTLVGLVYDSRLAGGNGGSPWPRRLLSVVLIGLGAWSGAHLVDIHFSWSVLLAAVVTAIVVIAGEVHRRARAA, via the coding sequence ATGAGAGCGATGTGGGGCAGGCAGGAGCCGGAGAGGGTCGAGCTGTGGTGCATGCTCGCGCTGACATTCTCGACGGGTGTGATCGACGCAGCGGGGTACCTCGGGCTCGACCGCGTCTTCACGGGCAACATGACCGGCAACGTCGTGATCCTCGGAATGGGTCTCGCAGGCGCCGACGACCTGCCGGTGCTCGGGCCGATCGTCGCGCTCATCGCGTTCATCGCCGGTGCGGCGGTCGCGGGAAGGGCCGGCCGGGGCACGACGTCCGGATGGTCGGGTCGTACGAGCCTGCTGCTGCTCCTCGTGACGATCGCACTTCTCGTCGCCGCCGGTCTGGGCGCCGCACGCGAGAGCATCGATGTCATCGATCACAACGTGCTCACCGCGCTGCTCGGACTCGCCATGGGGGTCCAGGCGGGCGCCGCACGCGCGGTGGGCGCGAAGGACGTCACCACGGTCGTCGTCACCTCGACGTTGGTGGGCCTCGTCTACGACTCGCGGCTTGCAGGCGGCAACGGCGGCAGTCCCTGGCCCCGCCGGCTCCTGTCGGTCGTGCTGATCGGCCTGGGCGCGTGGTCGGGTGCCCACCTGGTCGACATCCACTTCTCGTGGAGCGTGCTCCTGGCCGCGGTGGTCACGGCGATCGTCGTGATCGCCGGCGAGGTTCACCGGCGGGCGCGCGCGGCCTGA